A DNA window from Coffea arabica cultivar ET-39 chromosome 6c, Coffea Arabica ET-39 HiFi, whole genome shotgun sequence contains the following coding sequences:
- the LOC113697101 gene encoding threonine dehydratase 1 biosynthetic, chloroplastic isoform X1, with product MEALRFIPVKTIPHPSEFTRTTAKESVRPGPPFLKNRRTKFYAMAVENRLQAPTLSPELAAPAQPETLSRVSPGSLRCEPGFLVPNHGAVESDGALGGGGGIEYLTKILTSSVYDVAVESDLQLATKLSQRLGNNVWLKREDLQPVFSFKLRGAYNMMAKLRKDQLDRGVICSSAGNHAQGVALSAQKLDCDAVIVMPVTTPEIKWRSVERLGAKVVLVGDSYDEAQSYAKSRAKEEGRAFIPPFDHPDVISGQGTIGMEIVRQMQAMQGPIHAIFVPVGGGGLIAGIAAYLKTVSPEVKIIGVEPFDANAMALSLHHGRRVVLDQVGGFADGVAVKVVGEETFRLCRKLIDGVVLVSRDAICASIKDMFEEKRSILEPAGALALAGAEAYCRYYCLENKNVVAITSGANMNFDRLRLVTELANVGRQKEAVLATFMPEEPGSFKRFCERVGQMNITEFKYRYNSEKEKALVLYSVGLHMKAELEAMVAKLQASQLETVDLTDNDLVKDHLRYLSGGRSHLRDEVLCRFVFPERPGALLKFLDAFSPRWNISLFHYRAQGETGANVLVGIQVAESEMDEFRDRAHNLGYEYAVEENNRAFKLLMY from the exons ATGGAAGCCCTGCGATTTATCCCTGTCAAAACCATTCCTCACCCGTCCGAATTCACCCGCACAACCGCTAAGGAATCGGTTAGACCAGGCCCTCCTTTTCTAAAGAATAGGCGGACGAAATTTTATGCCATGGCCGTTGAAAATCGGCTCCAGGCGCCGACATTATCTCCCGAATTGGCTGCTCCAGCTCAACCGGAGACATTGTCGAGAGTGTCTCCCGGCTCTTTGCGGTGCGAGCCAGGTTTTTTGGTGCCGAATCACGGGGCGGTGGAGAGTGATGGTGCATTGGGTGGAGGTGGTGGAATCGAGTATTTGACGAAAATCTTGACGTCCAGCGTGTATGACGTGGCCGTAGAGTCAGACTTGCAGCTGGCTACTAAGCTATCACAAAGGTTGGGCAATAATGTCTGGCTGAAGCGTGAAGATCTTCAACCA GTTTTCTCATTCAAGCTTCGAGGAGCTTATAATATGATGGCTAAACTTCGTAAAGACCAGCTCGATAGAGGTGTTATCTGCTCTTCTGCAGGGAATCATGCACAGGGGGTGGCTTTATCCGCCCAAAAACTGGATTGTGATgctgtgattgtgatgcctgtCACTACACCTGAAATCAAG TGGAGGTCAGTAGAGCGGTTGGGTGCCAAAGTTGTCCTTGTGGGAGACTCGTATGATGAAGCACAATCTTATGCTAAAAGCCGAGCCAAAGAAGAAGGTCGAGCATTCATCCCTCCATTTGACCACCCAGATGTCATCAGTGGACAAGGAACAATTGGGATGGAGATTGTGCGCCAAATGCAAGCAATGCAAGGCCCAATACATGCTATATTTGTCCCTGTTGGGGGTGGTGGGCTGATAGCTGGTATTGCTGCTTACTTGAAAACAGTCTCTCCCGAGGTAAAGATTATTGGAGTGGAGCCATTTGATGCAAATGCTATGGCACTATCTTTACATCATGGACGAAGAGTGGTGCTGGACCAAGTTGGAGGTTTTGCAGATGGTGTGGCTGTTAAAGTTGTTGGTGAAGAGACATTTCGATTGTGTCGCAAGCTAATAGATGGTGTAGTTCTTGTTAGCCGTGATGCTATTTGTGCATCTATAAAG GACATGTTTGAGGAGAAAAGGAGCATTCTAGAACCTGCAGGTGCTCTTGCACTTGCTGGAGCAGAAGCATACTGTAGATACTATTGCCTGGAGAATAAAAATGTAGTAGCAATAACTAGCGGAGCCAACATGAATTTTGATAGATTGAGATTAGTTACTGAACTTGCAAATGTTGGTAGACAGAAGGAAGCTGTGCTTGCAACATTCATGCCAGAGGAGCCAGGGAGCTTCAAGAGATTTTGTGAACGT GTGGGACAAATGAATATTACAGAATTTAAGTACAGATATAATTCAGAGAAAGAAAAAGCTCTAGTGTTATACAG TGTTGGACTTCACATGAAAGCTGAACTAGAGGCAATGGTAGCTAAACTGCAAGCATCTCAACTTGAGACAGTAGATCTCACAGACAACGACCTCGTCAAAGATCATCTGCGATATTTG tcGGGTGGTCGGTCACATCTTCGAGATGAGGTTCTTTGTCGTTTTGTTTTCCCTGAGAGACCAGGTGCTTTGTTGAAGTTTTTGGATGCTTTTAGTCCTCGCTGGAACATAAGCTTGTTTCATTACCGAGCACAG GGAGAAACTGGAGCAAATGTATTAGTTGGCATTCAAGTTGCAGAAAGTGAGATGGACGAATTCCGAGATCGTGCACACAATCTTGGGTATGAGTATGCGGTGGAGGAAAATAACAGGGCTTTCAAGCTTTTGATGTACTAA
- the LOC113697101 gene encoding threonine dehydratase 1 biosynthetic, chloroplastic isoform X2, translated as MEALRFIPVKTIPHPSEFTRTTAKESVRPGPPFLKNRRTKFYAMAVENRLQAPTLSPELAAPAQPETLSRVSPGSLRCEPGFLVPNHGAVESDGALGGGGGIEYLTKILTSSVYDVAVESDLQLATKLSQRLGNNVWLKREDLQPVFSFKLRGAYNMMAKLRKDQLDRGVICSSAGNHAQGVALSAQKLDCDAVIVMPVTTPEIKWRSVERLGAKVVLVGDSYDEAQSYAKSRAKEEGRAFIPPFDHPDVISGQGTIGMEIVRQMQAMQGPIHAIFVPVGGGGLIAGIAAYLKTVSPEVKIIGVEPFDANAMALSLHHGRRVVLDQVGGFADGVAVKVVGEETFRLCRKLIDGVVLVSRDAICASIKDMFEEKRSILEPAGALALAGAEAYCRYYCLENKNVVAITSGANMNFDRLRLVTELANVGRQKEAVLATFMPEEPGSFKRFCERVGQMNITEFKYRYNSEKEKALVLYSVGLHMKAELEAMVAKLQASQLETVDLTDNDLVKDHLRYLSGGRSHLRDEVLCRFVFPERPGALLKFLDAFSPRWNISLFHYRAQGETGANVLVGIQVAESEMDEFRDRAHNLGCDCCCIGDGLLE; from the exons ATGGAAGCCCTGCGATTTATCCCTGTCAAAACCATTCCTCACCCGTCCGAATTCACCCGCACAACCGCTAAGGAATCGGTTAGACCAGGCCCTCCTTTTCTAAAGAATAGGCGGACGAAATTTTATGCCATGGCCGTTGAAAATCGGCTCCAGGCGCCGACATTATCTCCCGAATTGGCTGCTCCAGCTCAACCGGAGACATTGTCGAGAGTGTCTCCCGGCTCTTTGCGGTGCGAGCCAGGTTTTTTGGTGCCGAATCACGGGGCGGTGGAGAGTGATGGTGCATTGGGTGGAGGTGGTGGAATCGAGTATTTGACGAAAATCTTGACGTCCAGCGTGTATGACGTGGCCGTAGAGTCAGACTTGCAGCTGGCTACTAAGCTATCACAAAGGTTGGGCAATAATGTCTGGCTGAAGCGTGAAGATCTTCAACCA GTTTTCTCATTCAAGCTTCGAGGAGCTTATAATATGATGGCTAAACTTCGTAAAGACCAGCTCGATAGAGGTGTTATCTGCTCTTCTGCAGGGAATCATGCACAGGGGGTGGCTTTATCCGCCCAAAAACTGGATTGTGATgctgtgattgtgatgcctgtCACTACACCTGAAATCAAG TGGAGGTCAGTAGAGCGGTTGGGTGCCAAAGTTGTCCTTGTGGGAGACTCGTATGATGAAGCACAATCTTATGCTAAAAGCCGAGCCAAAGAAGAAGGTCGAGCATTCATCCCTCCATTTGACCACCCAGATGTCATCAGTGGACAAGGAACAATTGGGATGGAGATTGTGCGCCAAATGCAAGCAATGCAAGGCCCAATACATGCTATATTTGTCCCTGTTGGGGGTGGTGGGCTGATAGCTGGTATTGCTGCTTACTTGAAAACAGTCTCTCCCGAGGTAAAGATTATTGGAGTGGAGCCATTTGATGCAAATGCTATGGCACTATCTTTACATCATGGACGAAGAGTGGTGCTGGACCAAGTTGGAGGTTTTGCAGATGGTGTGGCTGTTAAAGTTGTTGGTGAAGAGACATTTCGATTGTGTCGCAAGCTAATAGATGGTGTAGTTCTTGTTAGCCGTGATGCTATTTGTGCATCTATAAAG GACATGTTTGAGGAGAAAAGGAGCATTCTAGAACCTGCAGGTGCTCTTGCACTTGCTGGAGCAGAAGCATACTGTAGATACTATTGCCTGGAGAATAAAAATGTAGTAGCAATAACTAGCGGAGCCAACATGAATTTTGATAGATTGAGATTAGTTACTGAACTTGCAAATGTTGGTAGACAGAAGGAAGCTGTGCTTGCAACATTCATGCCAGAGGAGCCAGGGAGCTTCAAGAGATTTTGTGAACGT GTGGGACAAATGAATATTACAGAATTTAAGTACAGATATAATTCAGAGAAAGAAAAAGCTCTAGTGTTATACAG TGTTGGACTTCACATGAAAGCTGAACTAGAGGCAATGGTAGCTAAACTGCAAGCATCTCAACTTGAGACAGTAGATCTCACAGACAACGACCTCGTCAAAGATCATCTGCGATATTTG tcGGGTGGTCGGTCACATCTTCGAGATGAGGTTCTTTGTCGTTTTGTTTTCCCTGAGAGACCAGGTGCTTTGTTGAAGTTTTTGGATGCTTTTAGTCCTCGCTGGAACATAAGCTTGTTTCATTACCGAGCACAG GGAGAAACTGGAGCAAATGTATTAGTTGGCATTCAAGTTGCAGAAAGTGAGATGGACGAATTCCGAGATCGTGCACACAATCTTGG GTGCGATTGTTGTTGTATTGGAGATGGATTGTTGGAATGA
- the LOC113697101 gene encoding threonine dehydratase 1 biosynthetic, chloroplastic isoform X3, with protein sequence MEALRFIPVKTIPHPSEFTRTTAKESVRPGPPFLKNRRTKFYAMAVENRLQAPTLSPELAAPAQPETLSRVSPGSLRCEPGFLVPNHGAVESDGALGGGGGIEYLTKILTSSVYDVAVESDLQLATKLSQRLGNNVWLKREDLQPVFSFKLRGAYNMMAKLRKDQLDRGVICSSAGNHAQGVALSAQKLDCDAVIVMPVTTPEIKWRSVERLGAKVVLVGDSYDEAQSYAKSRAKEEGRAFIPPFDHPDVISGQGTIGMEIVRQMQAMQGPIHAIFVPVGGGGLIAGIAAYLKTVSPEVKIIGVEPFDANAMALSLHHGRRVVLDQVGGFADGVAVKVVGEETFRLCRKLIDGVVLVSRDAICASIKDMFEEKRSILEPAGALALAGAEAYCRYYCLENKNVVAITSGANMNFDRLRLVTELANVGRQKEAVLATFMPEEPGSFKRFCERVGQMNITEFKYRYNSEKEKALVLYSVGLHMKAELEAMVAKLQASQLETVDLTDNDLVKDHLRYLSGGRSHLRDEVLCRFVFPERPGALLKFLDAFSPRWNISLFHYRAQVRLLLYWRWIVGMTLGHLWENKYKPDLI encoded by the exons ATGGAAGCCCTGCGATTTATCCCTGTCAAAACCATTCCTCACCCGTCCGAATTCACCCGCACAACCGCTAAGGAATCGGTTAGACCAGGCCCTCCTTTTCTAAAGAATAGGCGGACGAAATTTTATGCCATGGCCGTTGAAAATCGGCTCCAGGCGCCGACATTATCTCCCGAATTGGCTGCTCCAGCTCAACCGGAGACATTGTCGAGAGTGTCTCCCGGCTCTTTGCGGTGCGAGCCAGGTTTTTTGGTGCCGAATCACGGGGCGGTGGAGAGTGATGGTGCATTGGGTGGAGGTGGTGGAATCGAGTATTTGACGAAAATCTTGACGTCCAGCGTGTATGACGTGGCCGTAGAGTCAGACTTGCAGCTGGCTACTAAGCTATCACAAAGGTTGGGCAATAATGTCTGGCTGAAGCGTGAAGATCTTCAACCA GTTTTCTCATTCAAGCTTCGAGGAGCTTATAATATGATGGCTAAACTTCGTAAAGACCAGCTCGATAGAGGTGTTATCTGCTCTTCTGCAGGGAATCATGCACAGGGGGTGGCTTTATCCGCCCAAAAACTGGATTGTGATgctgtgattgtgatgcctgtCACTACACCTGAAATCAAG TGGAGGTCAGTAGAGCGGTTGGGTGCCAAAGTTGTCCTTGTGGGAGACTCGTATGATGAAGCACAATCTTATGCTAAAAGCCGAGCCAAAGAAGAAGGTCGAGCATTCATCCCTCCATTTGACCACCCAGATGTCATCAGTGGACAAGGAACAATTGGGATGGAGATTGTGCGCCAAATGCAAGCAATGCAAGGCCCAATACATGCTATATTTGTCCCTGTTGGGGGTGGTGGGCTGATAGCTGGTATTGCTGCTTACTTGAAAACAGTCTCTCCCGAGGTAAAGATTATTGGAGTGGAGCCATTTGATGCAAATGCTATGGCACTATCTTTACATCATGGACGAAGAGTGGTGCTGGACCAAGTTGGAGGTTTTGCAGATGGTGTGGCTGTTAAAGTTGTTGGTGAAGAGACATTTCGATTGTGTCGCAAGCTAATAGATGGTGTAGTTCTTGTTAGCCGTGATGCTATTTGTGCATCTATAAAG GACATGTTTGAGGAGAAAAGGAGCATTCTAGAACCTGCAGGTGCTCTTGCACTTGCTGGAGCAGAAGCATACTGTAGATACTATTGCCTGGAGAATAAAAATGTAGTAGCAATAACTAGCGGAGCCAACATGAATTTTGATAGATTGAGATTAGTTACTGAACTTGCAAATGTTGGTAGACAGAAGGAAGCTGTGCTTGCAACATTCATGCCAGAGGAGCCAGGGAGCTTCAAGAGATTTTGTGAACGT GTGGGACAAATGAATATTACAGAATTTAAGTACAGATATAATTCAGAGAAAGAAAAAGCTCTAGTGTTATACAG TGTTGGACTTCACATGAAAGCTGAACTAGAGGCAATGGTAGCTAAACTGCAAGCATCTCAACTTGAGACAGTAGATCTCACAGACAACGACCTCGTCAAAGATCATCTGCGATATTTG tcGGGTGGTCGGTCACATCTTCGAGATGAGGTTCTTTGTCGTTTTGTTTTCCCTGAGAGACCAGGTGCTTTGTTGAAGTTTTTGGATGCTTTTAGTCCTCGCTGGAACATAAGCTTGTTTCATTACCGAGCACAG GTGCGATTGTTGTTGTATTGGAGATGGATTGTTGGAATGACTCTTGGGCACTTGTGGGAGAACAAGTACAAGCCTGACTTGATTTGA
- the LOC113695675 gene encoding GDSL esterase/lipase At5g03820-like translates to MGILRYLFVVNLLVSLTFFSVSYGDPLVPALCIFGDSVVDVGNNNNLPTLIKANFPPYGRDFLGHRPTGRFCNGKLATDYTAEYLGFTSYPPAYLSQEAKGSSILTGVNFASAASGYYDGTAQLYRAISLTQQLQYYKEWRTKVVNAVGKAKANTIISGGVHLLSAGSSDFIQYYYINPMLNRAYTPDQFSDILMRSYSTFIQNLYGLGVRRIGVTTLPPTGCLPAAITLFGSGSNLCVARLNQDAISFNNKLNSTSQNLKSKHPGLKLVVFDIYNPLLDLITKPTDNGFFESRKACCGTGTIETSFLCNSRSVGTCSNATEYVFWDGFHPSDAANEKLAESLLEQGFDLIS, encoded by the exons ATGGGGATTTTAAGATATCTTTTTGTTGTcaatcttcttgtttctttgaCCTTTTTTTCTGTGTCCTATGGAGATCCCCTTGTTCCAGCATTATGCATCTTTGGGGATTCCGTTGTGGATGTGGGAAACAATAACAATCTACCAACCCTGATAAAGGCTAACTTCCCTCCCTATGGAAGAGACTTCCTAGGCCACAGGCCTACAGGGAGGTTTTGTAACGGAAAGCTGGCCACGGACTACACAG CTGAATACCTTGGGTTCACGTCCTACCCACCTGCTTACCTTAGCCAAGAAGCCAAAGGAAGCAGCATCCTCACCGGTGTGAACTTTGCATCTGCTGCTTCTGGTTATTATGACGGGACAGCACAGCTATAT CGCGCAATTTCCCTGACACAGCAGCTACAGTATTACAAGGAGTGGCGGACCAAAGTTGTGAATGCGGTTGGAAAGGCCAAAGCAAATACCATAATTTCAGGAGGAGTCCATCTCTTGAGTGCGGGGAGCAGTGATTTCATCCAGTACTACTACATTAACCCAATGCTCAACAGAGCCTACACGCCCGATCAATTCTCAGACATTCTCATGAGATCTTACTCTACCTTCATTCAG AATCTGTATGGTCTGGGAGTAAGGAGGATTGGAGTCACAACACTACCACCAACCGGATGCCTGCCAGCAGCTATTACACTATTTGGTTCAGGAAGCAACCTGTGTGTTGCAAGACTGAACCAGGACGCAATCTCCTTCAATAACAAACTGAACAGCACCTCACAGAATTTGAAGAGCAAGCATCCTGGCCTCAAACTTGTAGTCTTTGACATTTACAATCCTCTGCTAGACCTAATCACGAAGCCTACGGACAATG GATTTTTCGAATCAAGAAAGGCTTGCTGTGGGACTGGTACAATTGAGACATCGTTCTTGTGCAATTCCAGGTCAGTAGGGACATGCTCAAATGCTACAGAATATGTGTTCTGGGATGGTTTCCATCCCTCGGATGCTGCTAATGAAAAGTTGGCAGAGAGTCTACTAGAGCAGGGATTTGATCTCATCTCTTAG
- the LOC113695659 gene encoding uncharacterized protein, which translates to MDSTSTKADVIKPVLLRAGIPLAITVAGFIVARITTRKRSSRLNTSSAENEASSRGEQTAEGCFPDVQSINSSSLSSLDAYHSITDTSNRNSEEELQHQHIFELEEEVLVLRNQIKDVHVREFELEVQYLRYHDMKEQELLLMELQNKLLLEITRVELLAEEISSVEADRKSFESVVVEYLKMLELLEISRSRNRLLQRKVKKLLRRTKEHSRVIKQQHMQIEAKEAEIFRNHQELEAKANIIRRRENEIKELKLAFGQLQMEKDELSRQMELANTAASSKIDADEATMVDYGRVAANPEQLEKEHAAAIKELIYLRWCNACLRHELLRKNLEQEDLQQRKDQRELNFGEISNFGWENEHDHSSWDHGDSCLNLPATGHAHPRSTQQKFIDKFRRWVEGSDRTKQKIEEKKKHNVSHSLLPHGPGYLHNPAKKSYSSS; encoded by the exons ATGGACAGCACAAGCACGAAGGCAGATGTCATCAAGCCAGTTCTCCTCAGAGCTGGAATTCCTCTTGCCATTACCGTGGCTGGTTTCATTGTTGCTCGCATCACCACTAGAAAACGTTCGAGTCGTCTAAATACTTCGTCAGCAGAAAATGAAGCTAGTTCTCGTGGGGAGCAGACGGCTGAAGGCTGTTTCCCTGATGTTCAATCTATCAATTCATCCTCTTTATCCAGCTTGGACGCCTATCATTCTATTACAGATACCTCTAACCGGAACTCTGAAGAAGAACTGCaacatcaacatatatttgaaTTAGAAGAAGAAGTTTTGGTCTTAAGAAATCAAATAAAAGATGTTCATGTGAGAGAATTTGAGCTGGAGGTACAGTATCTTCGGTATCATGACATGAAAGAGCAAGAACTGCTGCTTATGGAGCTTCAGAACAAATTATTGTTGGAGATAACAAGGGTTGAGCTCTTGGCTGAGGAAATCTCATCAGTGGAAGCAGATAGGAAGAGTTTCGAAAGTGTGGTAGTTGAATATCTGAAAATGTTGGAGCTGCTTGAAATTTCCAGATCAAGAAACAGATTGCTTCAGAGGAAGGTTAAGAAGCTGTTGAGGAGAACAAAAGAACATTCTCGAGTCATAAAGCAGCAGCATATGCAGATAGAAGCTAAAGAGGCagaaatttttagaaatcatcAAGAGCTAGAGGCAAAGGCTAATATCATCAGAAGAAGGGAGAATGAGATCAAGGAACTAAAATTGGCTTTTGGACAACTGCAAATGGAGAAAGATGAACTATCGAGACAGATGGAGCTGGCAAATACAGCAGCTTCATCAAAG ATTGATGCAGACGAGGCAACAATGGTAGATTACGGACGAGTAGCAGCTAATCCGGAACAGCTTGAGAAGGAACACGCAGCAGCAATTAAAGAGTTGATATACCTAAGGTGGTGCAATGCATGTCTAAGGCATGAGCTACTGAGGAAGAACCTGGAACAAGAAGACTTACAGCAAAGGAAGGACCAGAGAGAGTTGAATTTTggagaaatttctaattttggatGGGAAAATGAACATGATCATTCCAGTTGGGATCACGGAGATTCTTGCTTAAACTTGCCCGCGACTGGTCATGCCCATCCTCGTTCCACACAGCAAAAGTTCATTGACAAGTTCAGGAGGTGGGTGGAAGGGAGTGACAGGACAAAACAGAAAATcgaagagaaaaagaagcatAACGTTAGTCATTCTTTGTTACCTCATGGTCCAGGTTATCTGCATAATCCTGCAAAGAAGTCTTACTCAAGTTCCTGA
- the LOC113695660 gene encoding peptidyl-prolyl cis-trans isomerase FKBP16-4, chloroplastic, with product MESVLLQCLTHPLRPPLFPHSLTSTAITGKRPLKQNASFKPSQCALSSASEATEGKLSLEQEGRRVFMGYLLASATGFLVSDVAGAVSTSRRALKGAKVPESEFTTLPNGLKYYDLKIGGGAEAVKGSRVAVHYVAKWKGVTFMTSRQGLGVGGGTPYGFDVGQSERGIVLKGLDLGVQGMRVGGQRLLIVPPELAYGSKGIQEIPPNATIELDVELLSIKQSPFGSPVKVIEG from the exons ATGGAGTCGGTCCTCCTCCAATGCCTCACCCATCCACTCAGACCTCCCCTCTTTCCCCACTCACTCACTTCCACTGCCATCACAG GGAAAAGACCCTTGAAGCAGAATGCATCATTCAAGCCTTCTCAGTGCGCACTATCATCTGCATCAGAGGCTACTGAGGGAAAACTGTCATTAGAGCAAGAAGGAAGGAGGGTGTTCATGGGCTATCTTCTTGCATCCG CCACTGGCTTTCTTGTCTCTGATGTAGCTGGAGCTGTTAGCACAAGCAGAAGAGCC CTTAAAGGAGCAAAAGTACCAGAGAGTGAATTTACAACCCTGCCTAATGGTTTAAA ATATTATGATTTAAAGATTGGCGGTGGAGCTGAGGCTGTGAAGGGATCTCGGGTTGCA GTCCACTATGTTGCTAAATGGAAGGGTGTGACATTTATGACCAGCAGACAAGGGCTTGGTGTTGGTGGTGGAACA CCTTATGGATTTGATGTTGGTCAATCGGAGAGAGGAATCGTGCTTAAAGGATTAGACTTGGGTGTTCAAGGCATGCGAGTAGGAGGCCAG CGGTTGCTGATAGTTCCTCCTGAGCTAGCTTATGGAAGCAAAGGCATTCAGGAAATTCCTCCAAATGCAACCATTGAG TTGGATGTTGAACTACTGTCTATCAAACAAAGCCCATTTGG ATCTCCAGTTAAAGTCATTGAAGGATAA
- the LOC113694493 gene encoding polyadenylate-binding protein 7, producing the protein MAAASMTISAPASLYVGDLHPDVTDAQLFEAFSEFKSLTSVRICRDSSTGRSLCYGYVNFISPQDAFCAIGARNHSTLNGKAIRVMWSHRDPEARKSGVGNVFVKNLGDSIDSAKLQEMFKPFGNILSCKVAIADDGNSKGYGFVQFDSEDAANSAIEKLNGSVIDDKELFVGKFVKKSDRVLLNPNAKYTNLYMKNLDPEITEDYLNEKFSEFGKIVSLVISKSENGASKGFGFVNFESPHDARRAMEAMNGSQLGSNVLYVARAQKKAEREEFLRRQFEERKRERVLKYQGSNVYVKNIDDAVTDEELREHFSSCGTITSAKLMRDDKGISKGFGFVCFSNPEEAFNAVNTFHGSMFHKKPLYVAIAQRKDERQAQLQLQYGQMAGIAGPSTVIPGGYPPLYYPAPSVVPPVAGQTGLMYQPIGMRPGWRPNSFTNSSRPAFQPAQVPLIPNAPRQHRQNRGRMGGHTHPQGGGQSVSYVPHAQQSGQFMASSRESGNQQRAKYNPTGRVREMNKASAVPSANASAAQPVPIVSGLEGSQMLSSMLAAASPENRKQILGERLFPLVNQHKPDLAAKVTGMLLEMDNSELLLLLESPESLAAKVEEAVEVLKLSKSKVSSSQEALHSNYLSAGVAVN; encoded by the exons aTGGCGGCCGCTTCCATGACGATTTCGGCGCCGGCCTCCCTCTACGTCGGCGACCTCCACCCTGACGTCACCGACGCCCAGCTTTTTGAGGCCTTCTCCGAATTCAAGTCTCTCACTTCCGTTCGTATCTGTCGCGACTCCTCCACTGGCCGTTCCCTCTGCTACGGCTACGTCAACTTCATCTCTCCCCAGGACG CTTTTTGTGCAATTGGGGCAAGGAACCATTCTACATTAAATGGTAAAGCAATAAGGGTTATGTGGTCACATCGTGACCCAGAGGCAAGAAAAAGTGGAGTTGGCAATGTTTTTGTGAAG AATTTGGGTGACTCTATTGACAGCGCAAAGCTTCAAGAAATGTTTAAGCCATTTGGAAATATATTGTCCTGTAAAGTTGCCATTGCTGATGATGGGAATAGCAAAGGATATGGATTTGTTCAATTTGACTCCGAGGATGCTGCAAATTCTGCTATTGAGAAGCTCAATGGCTCAGTTATTGATGACAAAGAATT GTTCGTTGGTAAGTTTGTCAAAAAGAGTGACCGAGTTTTACTCAATCCGAATGCTAAATATACAAATCTTTACATGAAGAACTTAGACCCTGAAATCACTGAAGACTACCTCAATGAAAAATTCTCTGAGTTTGGGAAAATTGTTAGCCTGGTCATCTCAAAGAGTGAAAATGGGGCTTCAAAAGGTTTTGGTTTTGTGAATTTCGAGAGTCCACATGATGCTAGGCGAGCAATGGAGGCCATGAATGGGTCACAACTTG GCTCGAATGTACTATATGTCGCCAGGGCACAGAAGAAAGCAGAGCGTGAAGAGTTCCTGCGCCGTCAGTTTGAGGAGAGGAAAAGGGAGCGAGTGTTGAAGTATCAG GGTTCAAATGTGTATGTCAAGAACATAGATGATGCAGTAACTGATGAAGAGCTGCGTGAACACTTCAGTTCATGTGGCACGATTACTTCTGCGAAACTTATGAGGGATGATAAAGGAATCAGCAAGGGCTTTGGATTTGTTTGCTTCTCCAATCCCGAGGAGGCTTTCAATGCTGTGAATACCTTTCATG GATCTATGTTCCATAAAAAGCCATTGTATGTTGCAATTGCTCAAAGAAAAGATGAGAGACAGGCCCAGTTACAGCTACAATATGGGCAAATGGCAGGAATAGCTGGACCTTCCACTGTTATTCCAGGTGGATATCCACCACTTTACTACCCAGCACCTTCTGTTGTTCCTCCAGTCGCTGGACAAACAGGTCTAATGTATCAGCCCATAGGAATGAGGCCAGGATGGAGGCCTAATAGTTTTACAAATTCAAGCAGACCTGCTTTCCAACCAGCTCAAGTTCCCTTG ATTCCTAATGCTCCAAGACAGCATAGGCAGAACAGAGGAAGGATGGGTGGGCATACGCATCCACAAGGTGGTGGTCAGAGTGTTTCATATGTGCCACATGCACAACAGTCTGGTCAGTTTATGGCTTCATCGAGAGAATCAGGCAATCAGCAG CGTGCTAAGTACAACCCAACTGGTCGTGTGCGGGAGATGAATAAGGCATCTGCTGTACCTTCTGCTAATGCAAGTGCTGCTCAACCTGTGCCCATTGTATCTGGGCTGGAGGGGTCACAAATGTTAAGTAGTATGCTTGCTGCTGCTTCTCCTGAAAATAGGAAGCAAATCCTAGGGGAGCGCCTTTTTCCTCTTGTCAACCAGCACAAG CCTGATCTTGCTGCAAAAGTAACGGGTATGCTTTTGGAGATGGACAACTCAGAGCTACTCCTCCTGCTGGAATCACCAGAATCACTGGCTGCCAAGGTGGAAGAAGCTGTTGAGGTGCTAAAGCTGTCAAAGTCCAAAGTATCTAGCAGCCAAGAAGCACTTCATTCAAATTACCTCTCCGCTGGGGTTGCTGTTAATTGA